The following proteins are co-located in the Chryseobacterium daecheongense genome:
- a CDS encoding DNA-deoxyinosine glycosylase: protein MQNRISSFPPIIDVHSRILILGSIPGVKSLEKQQYYAHPQNKFWKIIFELLHEKFTEDYAVRIETLKKHHIALWDVIDSCERKGSLDSEIRNEEANQIEELLEQYPNITAIFCNGGKSYKNLQKVLGKNYRLPVILLPSTSPLHTISLEKKLEGWSKIMGFLK from the coding sequence ATGCAAAACCGTATTTCTTCATTTCCTCCTATTATTGATGTCCATTCCAGAATTTTAATTTTAGGTTCCATTCCCGGGGTCAAATCATTGGAAAAACAACAATATTATGCACATCCGCAAAATAAATTCTGGAAGATTATTTTTGAACTGCTTCATGAAAAATTTACGGAAGATTATGCAGTAAGGATTGAAACATTGAAGAAACATCACATCGCACTTTGGGATGTGATTGATTCCTGTGAGCGAAAAGGAAGTCTTGATTCGGAGATCAGAAATGAAGAAGCCAATCAGATTGAAGAGCTTTTAGAACAATATCCGAATATCACTGCCATATTTTGTAATGGAGGAAAATCTTATAAAAATCTACAGAAAGTTTTAGGAAAAAATTATCGGCTTCCTGTGATTCTGCTGCCTTCGACAAGCCCGCTGCATACCATTTCGTTGGAAAAGAAATTAGAAGGATGGTCAAAGATCATGGGATTTCTAAAATAA
- a CDS encoding mannitol dehydrogenase family protein — MTPNSYPYHRENIKTGIVHIGVGNFHRAHQQYYTHLLLGDKNQQQWGICGIALLPSDEKIVRDLRSQNLDYTLTVCGRDGKDEIYTIGSLTELIWGVEDPQAVIAKIADPAIKIISLTITEGGYNLNKETNEFNLNDSHIQNDLLNPGTPETVFGFIAEGLRLRKKNGAGSITILSCDNLQHNGNTAKRAFTSFIEAQDKDLGNWIKSHVTFPNSMVDRITPATTAKDIERLNEKSGWNDKAPVYCEDFIQWVIEDQFIAGRPEWEKAGVEFTNDVTAFENMKLSLLNASHTLLSYPSFLKGYRKVDEAMQDQSIVKLIRDFMNIDITPYVPAPADTDLDLYKRTLIERFSNHSVSDQVSRLCFDGVSKFPVYIMPNLAKIISDGKDLMRPAFLIASYRHYLKYKTDNKGFTYEIGEPWLTSEDEILIQSDNPIDFLNLSAFKSIDLREVNAFTGLYLQFVDDIKNQGIAPVLETIIK, encoded by the coding sequence ATGACTCCCAATTCTTATCCCTATCACCGTGAAAATATTAAAACCGGCATTGTACATATTGGTGTTGGAAATTTCCACAGGGCTCATCAGCAGTATTACACCCACCTTCTGCTGGGAGACAAAAATCAACAGCAATGGGGAATCTGCGGAATTGCCTTACTTCCTTCTGATGAAAAAATAGTACGTGATTTAAGATCCCAAAATCTGGACTATACCCTTACGGTTTGTGGAAGGGATGGAAAAGATGAAATCTACACCATAGGTTCACTCACAGAGTTGATATGGGGAGTAGAAGATCCCCAGGCAGTAATTGCTAAAATCGCTGATCCGGCGATAAAGATCATCAGTCTTACCATTACGGAAGGAGGATATAATCTCAATAAAGAAACGAATGAGTTTAATCTGAATGACAGCCATATACAAAACGATTTACTGAATCCGGGTACTCCTGAAACGGTTTTTGGATTTATAGCAGAAGGTCTGCGATTGCGTAAAAAAAATGGAGCCGGAAGTATCACAATCCTTTCTTGTGATAATCTTCAGCATAATGGCAATACCGCAAAAAGGGCATTCACCAGTTTTATAGAAGCTCAGGATAAAGATCTTGGAAACTGGATCAAATCCCACGTTACATTTCCGAACAGTATGGTGGACAGAATTACACCTGCTACCACAGCCAAAGATATTGAAAGGCTTAATGAAAAAAGCGGCTGGAATGATAAAGCCCCCGTTTATTGTGAAGATTTCATCCAATGGGTGATAGAAGATCAATTTATAGCAGGAAGACCCGAATGGGAAAAAGCCGGCGTAGAATTCACGAATGACGTCACTGCTTTTGAAAACATGAAACTCAGTCTCCTGAATGCTTCGCACACCCTATTATCCTACCCTTCTTTCTTAAAAGGCTACCGCAAGGTAGATGAGGCCATGCAGGATCAAAGTATTGTAAAGCTAATCAGGGATTTTATGAATATAGATATTACACCATATGTTCCGGCACCTGCCGATACTGATTTAGATCTTTACAAACGTACACTGATAGAAAGGTTTTCCAATCATAGCGTAAGTGACCAGGTGAGCAGATTATGCTTTGACGGTGTTTCTAAATTTCCGGTATATATTATGCCCAATCTCGCAAAAATAATCAGTGATGGAAAAGATCTTATGCGTCCGGCATTTCTTATAGCTTCTTACAGGCATTATTTGAAATACAAAACAGACAATAAAGGTTTTACATATGAAATTGGCGAGCCATGGCTGACTTCGGAAGATGAAATTTTAATCCAAAGTGATAACCCCATTGATTTTTTAAATCTTTCTGCCTTTAAAAGCATCGATTTGAGAGAGGTAAATGCATTTACCGGTCTGTACTTACAGTTTGTTGATGATATTAAAAATCAGGGGATCGCACCTGTTTTAGAAACTATTATAAAATAA
- a CDS encoding serine hydrolase — protein sequence MKKTFTTFLLLAINVAYSQISNVEKVIDSSVKNDNFNGAVLIAQNGRTELLSYKGLSNRHYNISFSDETRFHIFSLTKSFTAVLIMQLYERGKINLDAPIATYLPDYKGEAAKKASVRNLLTYSSGRFNKDISSPELIHEAYDNTIWNLDDFIKTFLSEKLIDKPGTKFSYNNGDYILLGKIIENIYGKSFEEVLKEQILVPLKMNNTGLLHHNDIIQNIDDGYSETDSNPFALHTPTNTYIDNFYTAGGMYSTPKDLLTFDQAVFNHVLLKKSTVDTMLTPYKELGDTAFSFWVYPKKFGNMTTLFVERQGEGYGHSANWVHLPEKNLTVIILSNTKNINYLNKMRERLISAYYGQ from the coding sequence ATGAAAAAAACCTTTACCACATTTCTTTTATTAGCAATAAATGTGGCCTATTCTCAAATTTCAAATGTGGAAAAAGTAATTGATTCCAGTGTGAAGAATGATAATTTCAACGGAGCAGTTCTGATTGCCCAAAATGGCAGGACCGAATTACTTTCGTATAAAGGATTATCCAACAGACATTATAACATCAGCTTTTCGGACGAAACCAGATTTCATATATTTTCTCTCACCAAGTCATTTACTGCCGTCCTGATCATGCAGCTATATGAAAGAGGTAAAATCAACCTGGACGCTCCCATTGCAACTTATCTTCCGGATTACAAAGGGGAAGCCGCAAAAAAAGCAAGCGTAAGAAACCTTCTAACTTATAGCAGTGGTAGATTTAATAAGGACATCAGTTCCCCGGAACTCATTCACGAGGCATATGACAATACAATTTGGAACCTGGATGATTTTATCAAAACCTTTCTCTCTGAAAAACTGATCGATAAACCCGGAACAAAATTCAGCTATAACAATGGTGATTATATCCTGCTTGGAAAAATTATTGAAAATATATATGGTAAATCTTTTGAAGAAGTTCTGAAAGAGCAGATCCTGGTTCCTCTTAAAATGAATAATACAGGTCTTTTGCACCACAATGATATTATCCAGAATATAGATGACGGATATTCGGAAACAGATTCGAACCCGTTTGCTCTTCATACCCCAACCAACACCTATATCGACAATTTTTATACGGCCGGGGGCATGTACTCCACTCCCAAAGATCTTTTAACCTTTGACCAGGCCGTTTTCAATCATGTTTTATTAAAAAAATCAACTGTAGACACCATGCTTACTCCTTATAAGGAGCTTGGGGATACTGCTTTTAGCTTTTGGGTTTATCCTAAAAAATTCGGAAATATGACTACCCTATTTGTAGAACGTCAGGGTGAAGGTTACGGACATAGTGCGAACTGGGTACATTTACCTGAAAAAAACCTGACGGTAATTATTCTGTCCAATACCAAAAACATCAACTACCTCAACAAAATGAGAGAGAGGCTAATAAGTGCATATTACGGACAATAA
- a CDS encoding phage holin family protein codes for MNLIIRLLITALVAFLLTKILPGVHFEGFSSAIIFAIVLGLLNLIVKPVLSLLGLPLTIITLGLFALVINALIILLADYFIDSMVVDGFWWAFIFSIALSLITSLVNSMFSDGD; via the coding sequence ATGAACTTAATTATCCGTTTACTGATTACTGCGCTTGTTGCGTTTCTTTTAACGAAAATTTTACCGGGAGTACATTTTGAAGGCTTTTCATCTGCGATTATTTTCGCGATTGTTTTGGGACTTTTAAATTTAATTGTAAAACCTGTTTTAAGTCTTTTGGGACTTCCTTTAACGATCATCACCCTAGGATTATTTGCCTTAGTCATTAATGCATTGATCATCCTTTTGGCAGATTATTTCATAGACAGTATGGTTGTAGATGGATTCTGGTGGGCATTCATTTTCAGTATCGCCTTATCATTAATCACTTCATTGGTCAACTCTATGTTCTCAGATGGGGACTAA
- a CDS encoding aminoglycoside phosphotransferase family protein — MELKNIISKFIGTDNCTVTQINNGLINTTYCVENNQNREKYILQKINTQVFKRPEQVINNHLKINKILKEGQYHFKMTQPIASSSEEFLIRDGNGDSWRMTSFIDNSITFLTVPSAETASKAARAVGYFLSIINTQSLPIIEDPLPDFLNFEKRLTDYKISLESGSSSLKENAKAEIEMMNQLLWLPDQWIKMQNNGQLPKRIVHADAKISNILFDQNHDPMAIIDLDTIMTSTILYDFGTMIQSYTNTTNEDDGTAQNNFNSEIFESVKEGFLFHLKDLLTPDEFENLDYSAQVAIYIQGLRFLTDYLNGSTYYSTTYPEHNLDRTKNQLELLRGLRSYLKVD, encoded by the coding sequence ATGGAGCTGAAGAATATTATCTCAAAATTTATAGGCACTGACAACTGTACAGTTACTCAGATCAATAACGGTTTGATCAATACTACCTATTGTGTAGAAAATAATCAAAACCGGGAAAAGTATATTTTACAGAAGATTAATACACAAGTCTTTAAAAGGCCGGAGCAGGTTATCAACAATCATTTGAAAATAAATAAGATTCTTAAAGAGGGTCAATATCATTTCAAAATGACACAACCGATTGCTTCGTCTTCAGAGGAGTTTTTAATCAGGGATGGAAATGGAGATTCATGGCGAATGACCAGCTTCATTGATAACAGCATTACCTTTCTTACTGTTCCTTCAGCAGAAACAGCTTCCAAGGCAGCAAGAGCTGTGGGTTATTTTCTTAGCATCATTAATACGCAAAGTCTTCCCATCATTGAAGATCCATTACCCGATTTTCTCAATTTTGAAAAGAGACTTACCGACTATAAAATTTCATTAGAAAGCGGATCATCTTCTTTAAAAGAAAATGCAAAAGCTGAAATAGAAATGATGAACCAATTGTTGTGGTTACCTGATCAATGGATCAAAATGCAAAATAATGGCCAACTCCCCAAAAGAATTGTTCATGCAGATGCGAAAATCAGTAATATTCTTTTTGATCAGAACCATGACCCGATGGCTATAATTGACCTGGACACAATCATGACTTCCACTATTCTCTATGATTTTGGAACCATGATCCAATCATACACCAATACCACTAATGAAGATGATGGAACAGCTCAAAATAATTTCAATTCAGAAATTTTCGAATCGGTAAAAGAGGGCTTTCTATTTCATCTTAAGGATCTATTGACTCCTGACGAGTTTGAAAATCTTGATTATTCCGCACAGGTGGCTATCTACATTCAGGGGCTTCGTTTTCTTACAGATTATTTGAATGGAAGCACTTATTATTCTACAACCTATCCGGAGCATAATCTCGACCGTACGAAGAACCAGCTGGAGCTTCTCAGGGGTTTACGCAGTTATTTAAAAGTAGATTAA
- a CDS encoding sugar phosphate nucleotidyltransferase yields the protein MNSKKTLLIVAGGLGTRYKGLKQVDGILGNGSPILEYSIYDALMVGFNKIVIIINRFIPESYIERLENISKTNNFELQWVYQDMDKYIPSGYDYSSREKPWGTGHAVLCAKEYISEPFVMINADDFYGKEVYQLASSEIDNQNVSDSQFELIAYPLSTTLSNNGTVARGICTVDDDHFLLKVEEQTSIRKENNTIVYTDENGKDIEVAPDTLVSMNYFIFHPIIFDSLEIYFKDFITSNPQPKEEFYIPTALQKMNEENTIKIAVRTSPSHWLGMTYPDDKIILKSYLEKEIQNQRYPEDLWS from the coding sequence ATGAATTCTAAAAAAACACTTCTCATAGTAGCCGGAGGCTTAGGCACCCGCTATAAAGGCCTTAAACAAGTAGATGGAATATTGGGCAATGGCTCTCCTATTCTGGAATATTCTATTTATGATGCTCTAATGGTCGGCTTCAATAAAATTGTGATTATTATTAATCGTTTCATCCCTGAAAGCTATATAGAAAGACTGGAAAACATTTCCAAAACCAACAACTTTGAGTTGCAATGGGTCTATCAGGATATGGATAAATACATTCCTTCAGGGTATGATTATTCGTCCCGGGAAAAACCTTGGGGAACAGGCCATGCCGTACTTTGTGCAAAAGAATATATTAGTGAACCTTTTGTAATGATCAACGCAGACGATTTTTACGGTAAAGAAGTTTATCAGTTAGCATCGAGTGAAATCGACAATCAAAATGTTTCAGATTCCCAATTTGAACTCATTGCCTATCCGCTTTCTACCACGTTAAGTAACAATGGTACGGTAGCCAGAGGTATTTGCACGGTGGATGATGATCATTTTTTGCTAAAAGTAGAAGAGCAGACTTCCATTCGAAAAGAAAATAATACTATTGTCTATACCGATGAAAACGGGAAAGACATAGAAGTAGCACCAGATACTTTGGTTTCTATGAATTATTTTATTTTCCATCCCATTATATTCGATTCATTAGAAATCTATTTTAAGGATTTTATTACATCCAATCCACAACCCAAAGAAGAATTTTATATTCCTACTGCTCTGCAGAAAATGAACGAGGAGAATACAATCAAAATTGCAGTCAGAACCTCGCCATCTCATTGGTTGGGAATGACCTATCCCGATGATAAAATTATTCTAAAAAGTTACCTTGAAAAAGAAATCCAAAACCAGCGATACCCTGAAGATCTATGGAGCTGA
- a CDS encoding LacI family DNA-binding transcriptional regulator — MKRVTIKDLSKFLSLSTSTISRALLNDKNINPETQKRVLEAATKLGYKPNATALNLKYGKSKNIGLVVPEMITPFSSKVLKGIQNILDPLGYRVIITQSDENPLIERENLKLLEEFNVDGIIINLCHESLNEEVYKKLINNDIPMVFFDRIPGKSIQASRVIVDDQIKASLVVEHLINTGRKRIAHIMGPLTIRNVTERVNGYKRIMEKYSLTDPDLIVSTEGMTFEDGRKAVQELLNRNINFDSIFAFSDTLAIGAMNYLHEQNIKIPEEIAIASFSGTELATIVHPQLTTVQQPLEKMGETAARLVLEKIQNASSPDQTVIMETELIYRASTVI; from the coding sequence ATGAAGCGTGTAACCATTAAAGATTTGTCGAAATTTTTGTCATTGTCTACCTCTACCATCTCAAGAGCACTGCTTAATGATAAAAATATCAATCCGGAAACTCAGAAGAGGGTATTGGAAGCAGCAACGAAATTGGGCTATAAACCCAATGCAACAGCTTTGAATTTAAAGTATGGAAAATCCAAAAATATTGGATTGGTGGTACCGGAAATGATCACACCGTTTTCTTCAAAAGTTCTGAAGGGGATTCAGAATATTTTGGATCCGTTAGGGTATCGTGTTATCATAACACAATCGGATGAAAATCCATTGATAGAAAGAGAGAATCTTAAGCTTTTAGAAGAATTCAATGTGGACGGGATCATTATTAATCTTTGTCATGAAAGTCTTAATGAAGAAGTTTACAAAAAGCTGATCAATAATGATATTCCTATGGTATTTTTTGACAGGATACCCGGGAAATCAATACAGGCTTCGCGGGTGATCGTAGATGATCAGATCAAAGCATCATTAGTAGTGGAGCATCTGATTAATACGGGACGAAAAAGGATCGCACACATTATGGGGCCTTTAACGATAAGGAACGTAACTGAAAGAGTGAACGGATACAAACGTATTATGGAGAAATATAGTCTTACTGATCCTGATCTGATTGTTTCTACAGAGGGAATGACTTTTGAAGACGGCAGAAAGGCAGTACAGGAACTATTAAACAGAAACATCAATTTCGACAGTATTTTTGCCTTTTCCGATACATTAGCTATTGGAGCAATGAATTATCTTCATGAGCAGAATATAAAAATTCCTGAAGAAATAGCGATTGCAAGTTTTTCAGGAACAGAACTCGCAACTATTGTGCATCCGCAGCTGACAACTGTACAGCAGCCATTAGAAAAAATGGGAGAAACCGCTGCCCGTCTCGTGCTGGAAAAAATACAAAATGCCTCATCACCTGATCAGACGGTTATTATGGAAACCGAATTGATTTACAGGGCATCCACCGTTATTTAA
- a CDS encoding S9 family peptidase produces the protein MKLKYSLLALAAPLLMNAQQLMTPEILWTLKKVGVQAVSPDQSSLIYKVGQVDLKTEKTKNENYFLNVINNQSSKLDLGKKALIQWDKNGIYAQEGDKIFLSKDNGKTWTEFYTIGEVDNIVISPDGKKIAFSKQVLVEKVMGKDKYSDTPKTTAQVYTDLNHRHWDYFNEGKYNHVFVVNTSDKVESSKDLLEGKTWDSPQRPFGGAEDFIWSPDSSQLLYVTKPKSGKEYATSTNTDIFAYDLASGATKNLTESNKGYDVNPKFSPDGKSLVWQSMERDGYEADKNDVKIMDWKSGKTENLTKGWDESVSGDVFWSGDSKTIYFTAAFRGTKQLFSLDPKNAKVQQITKGDFDVNEIFADNKNTLLVGRTDVNHATDLFSVNIKNGEMKQVTEANKDTYSKLAQGKSELKMVKTSDGKEMGVWFHYPPNFDPNKKYPTLVYCQGGPQSALTQFFSVRWNFALMTANGYIVVAPNRRGMPGWGTKWNEEISKDWGGQPMRDYLAATDYAKTLPYVDGQRVAAVGASYGGYSVFMLAGIHDNRFKTFIAHDGLFDMKSWYLTTEELWFANWDLGSPWEKPLPKAYTEFNPSNFVEKWNKPIMIFQGGIDYRVPYEQGQEAFQAAKLRGLKTKLVYFPNENHWVLHPQNGLVWQREFFDWLKETL, from the coding sequence ATGAAACTTAAGTACAGCCTGCTGGCTTTAGCAGCCCCACTTTTAATGAATGCACAACAGTTAATGACGCCTGAAATTCTTTGGACTTTGAAAAAAGTGGGAGTACAGGCAGTTTCACCTGATCAGTCTTCACTTATTTATAAAGTAGGACAAGTAGATCTGAAAACAGAGAAAACGAAAAACGAAAACTATTTCCTTAATGTTATCAATAATCAGTCTTCAAAATTAGACTTGGGTAAAAAAGCTCTTATTCAGTGGGATAAGAATGGAATTTACGCACAGGAAGGAGATAAGATATTCCTTTCTAAAGATAACGGGAAAACCTGGACCGAGTTTTATACCATCGGTGAGGTTGATAATATTGTAATTTCCCCTGATGGAAAGAAAATCGCTTTCAGCAAGCAGGTTTTAGTGGAGAAGGTAATGGGGAAAGATAAATACAGCGATACTCCTAAAACAACAGCACAGGTGTATACTGACTTGAACCACAGACACTGGGATTATTTCAATGAAGGAAAATACAATCATGTTTTTGTAGTAAATACTTCAGATAAAGTGGAATCATCAAAAGACTTACTGGAAGGAAAGACATGGGATTCTCCGCAGAGGCCGTTCGGTGGAGCTGAGGATTTCATCTGGAGTCCTGATTCTTCTCAGCTTTTGTATGTTACCAAGCCTAAAAGCGGGAAAGAGTATGCTACAAGTACAAATACTGATATTTTCGCTTATGATCTGGCTTCCGGGGCTACAAAAAACCTTACAGAATCAAATAAAGGCTACGATGTCAATCCAAAATTCAGTCCGGATGGAAAATCACTGGTATGGCAGAGCATGGAAAGAGATGGCTATGAAGCGGATAAAAATGATGTGAAAATCATGGACTGGAAGTCCGGAAAAACAGAGAACCTAACAAAAGGCTGGGACGAAAGTGTTTCCGGTGACGTTTTCTGGAGTGGTGATTCCAAAACCATCTATTTTACGGCAGCATTCAGGGGAACAAAACAATTGTTTTCCTTAGATCCTAAAAATGCAAAGGTTCAACAGATCACAAAAGGAGATTTTGATGTTAATGAAATCTTTGCTGATAATAAAAACACCTTATTGGTAGGCAGAACCGATGTCAACCATGCTACAGATTTATTTTCTGTAAACATTAAAAACGGTGAAATGAAACAGGTTACGGAAGCCAATAAAGATACTTATTCCAAACTGGCTCAAGGGAAATCTGAACTAAAAATGGTGAAAACATCGGATGGAAAAGAAATGGGAGTATGGTTCCATTATCCGCCGAATTTTGATCCGAATAAAAAATATCCTACTTTGGTATATTGCCAGGGTGGACCTCAATCTGCATTGACTCAGTTTTTCAGTGTACGATGGAATTTTGCTCTTATGACGGCTAACGGATACATTGTAGTTGCGCCGAACCGTAGAGGAATGCCGGGCTGGGGAACAAAGTGGAATGAAGAAATCTCTAAAGACTGGGGTGGACAACCTATGAGGGATTATCTTGCCGCTACAGATTATGCTAAGACATTACCTTATGTGGACGGACAAAGAGTAGCTGCAGTAGGAGCAAGTTATGGAGGATACAGTGTATTTATGCTTGCGGGGATTCACGATAACAGATTCAAGACCTTTATTGCTCACGACGGGCTATTTGATATGAAATCATGGTATCTGACCACTGAAGAGCTTTGGTTTGCCAACTGGGACTTAGGGTCTCCATGGGAGAAGCCGCTTCCTAAAGCTTATACAGAATTTAATCCTAGCAATTTTGTTGAAAAATGGAATAAGCCGATCATGATTTTCCAGGGAGGAATAGATTACCGTGTGCCTTATGAGCAGGGACAGGAAGCTTTCCAGGCAGCAAAATTAAGAGGCCTTAAAACAAAATTAGTGTATTTCCCGAACGAAAACCACTGGGTGCTTCACCCGCAAAATGGTTTGGTATGGCAAAGAGAATTCTTTGACTGGTTAAAAGAAACTTTATAA
- a CDS encoding Gfo/Idh/MocA family oxidoreductase produces MDNSRRDFIKTTALASFGALVLPHSLFAYSKGFVSDKKVRVGFIGVGLRGQEHVKLLAKRDDVEIVAFADPSPIMLSASQKILKSNGKPEAREFSNGEYDYRNLLKLGNIDAVVIATPWEWHLTQGVEAMKAKKIVGMEVSGAIKLDDCWEFVKTYEETKVPIFMMENVCYRRDIMAILNMVRKGMFGELVHGRGGYQHDLRGVLFNDGVTPYNSGAEFGEKGFSEAKWRTEHYVKRNGELYPTHGLGPVSVMMDINRGNRLTRLSSFSSKSLGLHQYIAEHPKGGPNHPNAKVKFNQGDIVTTQIACANGETILLTHDTSLQRPYDLGFRVQGTDGIWQDFGSGGADQGHIYFEKIMNHTHKWDNTEKWIKDYDHPMWKKFESKATGAGHGGMDFFVMNTFIECIKRNIEFPMDVYDLATWYAITPLSEKSIAKGGQVVEIPDFTKGQWKNRKPIFGMTDEF; encoded by the coding sequence ATGGATAATTCACGTAGAGACTTCATCAAAACAACTGCATTAGCTTCATTCGGAGCACTTGTTTTACCTCATTCTTTATTTGCCTATTCAAAAGGTTTTGTATCTGATAAAAAAGTAAGGGTTGGTTTTATAGGAGTCGGATTACGGGGACAGGAACATGTAAAGCTATTGGCTAAAAGGGACGATGTTGAGATCGTTGCTTTTGCAGACCCTAGTCCAATTATGTTATCTGCCAGCCAGAAAATCTTAAAAAGCAATGGTAAACCGGAAGCCCGTGAATTTTCAAATGGAGAATATGATTACAGAAATCTCCTGAAACTTGGCAACATCGATGCGGTTGTTATCGCCACTCCGTGGGAATGGCACCTTACACAGGGAGTTGAAGCGATGAAGGCTAAGAAAATTGTTGGAATGGAAGTATCCGGTGCCATTAAACTGGATGACTGCTGGGAATTCGTAAAAACTTATGAGGAGACAAAAGTTCCCATTTTTATGATGGAGAACGTATGTTACCGTAGAGATATCATGGCTATCCTGAATATGGTCCGTAAAGGAATGTTTGGAGAATTGGTCCACGGAAGAGGAGGTTATCAGCATGATCTTCGCGGGGTTTTATTTAATGACGGTGTTACGCCTTACAATTCCGGAGCCGAATTCGGGGAAAAGGGTTTTAGCGAAGCAAAATGGAGAACGGAACATTATGTAAAAAGAAATGGAGAACTTTATCCTACGCACGGCCTTGGTCCGGTTTCCGTTATGATGGATATTAATCGTGGAAACCGATTAACACGCTTATCTTCATTTTCTTCAAAATCCCTCGGCTTGCATCAGTATATAGCGGAACATCCGAAAGGAGGTCCCAACCATCCTAATGCCAAAGTGAAGTTTAACCAGGGTGACATCGTTACGACACAAATAGCTTGTGCTAACGGAGAAACTATTCTTCTGACACACGATACCAGCTTACAGAGACCTTATGATCTTGGATTCAGAGTGCAGGGAACTGACGGAATCTGGCAGGACTTCGGATCAGGAGGCGCAGATCAGGGACATATTTATTTTGAAAAGATAATGAATCACACCCATAAATGGGATAATACCGAGAAATGGATCAAAGATTACGATCATCCGATGTGGAAGAAATTTGAAAGCAAAGCAACAGGCGCAGGACATGGTGGAATGGACTTTTTCGTTATGAACACCTTTATTGAATGTATAAAACGTAATATAGAATTCCCTATGGATGTATATGATCTTGCCACCTGGTATGCAATCACACCGCTCAGCGAAAAATCAATTGCTAAAGGAGGACAGGTTGTTGAGATCCCTGATTTCACAAAAGGACAATGGAAAAATCGTAAACCTATATTCGGAATGACAGATGAATTCTAA